The Vigna radiata var. radiata cultivar VC1973A chromosome 6, Vradiata_ver6, whole genome shotgun sequence DNA segment ATTCTTTCACCTGTGATGCTATACTTTGAAACCAATGAATTGTAGTTAAATCAACATATGAGAAATTGCTCGGTGACATAGCTGAAGGTCAGTAGTAACAAATATTCTGTGGTCAATTAACTGCAATTATCTAATTATGTAACCATTATAACAATCAATAATGCTAGTGTACATAACAATTTTTCATTGAGTGCtacttgaaaaattatttttaccaaaataatttagttcgttctttttttaaaaaaaaaaagtatatatcaccaccaaaatttagaaatatttgcattagttatattaaaatgttatttattacatttgagatataaatattatacaagaaaataatttaaaggatgacaaaaatatttatgtatgcaTACATATAAAGTTGATACCcacttatattaaaatatttacaaatagtgattttttttgtaaatattttaatattcaccaataaatgagtcaatcGTATCTAcatatatttacaatttgtaaaagataaaagaaaataaaaattaatttatatcatatatatttttgtaattttattttaagaattataaaaactattttttttataaatatttatagtattcACACATATTgcggattttaaaatattcataggtatattttaagtttaatatctTATTTGGTCTTTTAGGGATGATAATAAAATTCGTACTTGTGAGTATTTATGAGCAAAATCCATTCCTGGTATTTAGTCTGCGGGCAAGAGGTATCTGTGGATAGTGGGTAACGAGTAATTTGATACCCGCTTGGGTCAGGCTCGAATATCACACTATCTGTACCCTCGAGTATCCGTTACTTGTTTAGAAAACGAAATTCCAATTTTACTCATtactattttatgaaattagaaaataagttaacatatttgtttttaatcttaCCTCTCTGTTAATACAGGAAATAAAGAGTccaattaaattgattttcctttgggctcctttcttctttcttcttctctcttaaatttccttcccttcttctttcttcttctctctcaaaCTTCATTTCCCTTCTTCTTTCCGCCACCTACCAAGAATCACCGTCCCCAACGACGCCGCAAGGACTTCACGTTGATGTTGTCGCAACATTTGCAACTTCCTCTTCCACCACTCACGGCTCTGCCCACGACTAGCAAGTGAAGCTAGCCAGTAATAGCTGATTCCATTTGCAGAGCTTGAGACTGAACCACATCGGGAGTGGTCGACGACATGAGGAGACGACGACAAGAAGCAGATCTGAGATGCTTTGGTGCATATCTGAGATCCTTAAGCGCAGATCCAAAATGTTTTGGTGCAGATTTGAAATGTTTTGGTGTAGATGAGTTTTGAAGTGAAGATATAgggtttataagtttttaaaaagaaagggaaataGAGTTTCGGTTAGAATTTGGGTTTGGATAATAATACACACACTATTAACGGGTATCCAACTGATCCGCAGGTTGCAAAAAAATTgcgggttttttttttatgcggataCCTGGCGAGTAGCGGGACAGGTAACGAGTACACTTTTTTCATGCGGGTTgagttcgggtatcacactatccgtatCCGACCCGACCCAATGTCATCCCTAGTCCCTAGTTTGGAGCGATGTGTTCAAAGTGGTCTTACCTTTTTTTCAAGAGTTCACTAGTGtcccatattttgtaaaaatggttCAAGTTTATCCTTTTGGCTTACaatgttaaaaaaactaatgGTGCAATTGTCCCATTGTCTAAAAGTGATTGAGGTGTCTAGTTTTGCAATACGTGTCACGGGCATGTTAGAATCAATTGAggtgtaaattttaaaagtaaactttaatgaCATGGAAAAGGTTTAACTGAGGGTTAAATGAAATTACAGTAGGTTAGAATCCATTCTTGATTTGGGGTTGATGAATCTGGTGAAAGTGTTCTTTAATTTGGGTTTGTGGTTCGTTGAAGGTGCAGTTGGAAGAATCCTTCCCGCCAGAATCACAACCTGTTGCAGTATTCATAATCTCCCTTTCTTCATTCGTTTTCCAATTCAACCACAacaaaagagagaaggaaaccTATCGCACCCACCTCCATCTTCTTTGCGCGAGGCCACAATAACACCACCTTCACCCACAGTCACCTCACAGTTAGTGCTGGAGCTAAATGTGATCGTCAATGTTGCTGCATCTTTTCAAAGACAAGCCATTGGTTAGGAGCTCATCAACGTTACCACCGGcattttttctcaattattgtTTAACCTTCTTTCTCATCTTTGAATGAGTTTTTTATGGTTATAGGTATTTGAGGTGAAGAAGACAATGATGGGGTGATGATTGCCAGAATGTTGAGAGAGAGTTGgagtttctgattttttgtGAATTGTAAATTGGCAATTAAGGCTTCTAATTTTGCACATGATTTTGTGAATTGCGAATCGAGATTCTTATTTTGGAAATTGCAATTGGAACTTCTGATTTTATACATGATTTTGAAGGAATCCTaacccttttcttttacctAATAACTTCAACTTTTAACATTTACACATAGTTACCAAGTCAATTCACCTCACCTTGCCACGCAAATAAGTGCATAGCTCATTCACTTTTGGccaaagaaacaattaaacccTTAAGGCTTTTAACCTTATAAACCAAAAATACCAACttgaactatttttataaaatatggaaCAATAGTAAACTTTCGAGAAAGAATAAGATCACTTTAAACACATTATCCCAAACTAGGAACAAAAtaaggtattaaacctatttttaaatgaatatctacataaataacaaagaaataacaaataattttttgttacgAATTGGATAATTAGTAAGCACTATCCATATTCGTTACCATCGCTACATGGGAAATGAAACCAAATGTCACGttataaatcatattaattcCCACACCATTAACAATCCaatataaaatgtgattttaaaCAATTAGATGATggtttgcttttttttttctttgcatccATGATTTCTTCTTTCACCTCTATGATGGTATGTATGTAAAAGTTGGTCCTTCTTTTTGTGATGctctttcctcatcttccataGTCGTTTCTCCAGTCACGTCTTCTGATTCTATATTTTAATCTCTCACATTTTACCCGATACTAAAAGTTTCTGAATTACAagatccaaaaacaaacaatcTTTAAACTAGAATGACAAAGTGAGAATCTTCATATTTATGAAAAACATGAGGTTTCAAAAACAAATCCCCTAGATTATATCAACCAAAGATTTTTGTATTAAAACACGCCAGAGTATGGAGAACTAATTGACCTAAACCAGATATGCTCTCACTTGGCctatttgttttaaagtttattataatttatttttaataaaattaattttacaccATTAAACATGATTGAGATAATAATATGCAAGTTTAAATTAACCACAATCATAGATTTTACATAGAAATGTAGTGTAAGGAATTGATTCTACAAATCTATAAATGATAGCATTTACAAATCTATCAAAGCTATAGGCAAAGAGTACAAAATTCTTACATCTGCACAAAAACCTTAGAAATGATTTTGCATAAAGTTCAAGTAGAACCAAATTGAATCCAAACAGAAACTTCCCATACAACTATTATGCATAATTACAAATGTATGTAAGTGCTGACATTTGAAGTGACATGGCCAATTAGTAAATGGGAACTAACATACAATACTTTTTCAGTGACAGAGAAGCTAGCATCTGTGTTATTCTTCATATCACAATCAATTTACTATATCCTATATGTACAGCCAAAATAAgactaaaaaaattcattattccATAGTTATGCAGCAGAATGCTAGCTAAATCACTGTGGCTGCCTGTGAGGAAATTAATAGGcaaatgtataaaagaaatgaaactgAGTATGTAACCACATGCAAGTGTCAAATTTACAGAGTCCTCTAATCACCATATCTCAAGCTAAAAGCAACAGAGGAGCTAAATGTAATCTTTGCATGACAAATCACAATCTGATTCATGTCCCCTGAAGTTTTGCTTTCACACACTGTCTGCAAACATTGAGAAAATTCCAAACACATTTAGAGGTAATAAATAGAACAAAATCCCTCAGCACCATTGTTGTGCACTTTCAAGACAAGGAAATCTACAATTAGCAGTGTGTTTAAGTCATAATCAGGAACtttcaacaataacaaaatcTTGAGCAGCCAAAACATACCTAATTGTCATAAAAGCGGGACCGACGTCTATTGGATCTGTGAATAACAAGATTGAGATAAGGATATTGAAATTCTAATTCAAAGttcaaacatcaaaataaaacacttaatcTAATACAGTTAGTCAGTCCTTAAGCCATATTGAATAACTGGGAAATGATAACATGTGCAAACATTTGAGTCAGATGAATTTAATCATTAACTGTCGAAGACGGTTGCTTCTAAATCCAactttggaaaaagaaaaattcagcACCATACCATgctcttttttttaattcaatagcAAGTCAAAGACTATCAAAATAACCTGAAATAGCTAACTAGTATATTAATTTACAACTGTAACGTTTGAATGAACCACAAAAACTTAGGTTGCTAAGAATGCATAAGATCATGCTTGTTTTTCAATTGATAATTACACGCTTTGCGGTAATGCAATGACATACCATTCATTTAGAAAGTTAGAGTATTAAAATGGAAACGTAGAAAATGGTAACTTGTTTAAGATGTTAAGCTTCAGAAGAATTCATCTTTAGCAACAGAAGACTATTTATCATGGTACCAAAAGAAACATTGAAAAGGTTATGCATGCAAGTCCACCATAAAGAGATGAGTTGTAAAAgtgaacaaagaaagaaaagtctATACACCTGCGATAACCAGCACTACTCCTTGAAGAGCCACTTGTACTAACAAAATCATCATCAGTCTCTTCTATCCTATAATCTGCATACTCCACAGATGCGACAGAACCTTCATCAGAATTTGAAGTATCATAACTTAAACGGCGATTACCCCTTCTTGTGTGACTGACTCTTGCCCTTCTTCTATTTCTCGATCTTCTGAAATTATCAAAGTACAGAATACATGAGGTCCACCAGTTGCCCTCATCTCCAGGGAAATCCTCAAACTCGTCTCTAGCATCGTCATCCCCGTACTCAATCACATAATCTCCAAGAACCACCCCTCTGGGAATTTCTGAATGAATAGTACTCAGAACATCTATGATCTCTGATGATTGTTGAAAATTCTCCCAATCAAGTTGGCGTGCAGGATCAACTTTTGATGGGCGTGC contains these protein-coding regions:
- the LOC106762952 gene encoding uncharacterized protein LOC106762952, with the translated sequence MEDIQLNINWDDVVCPICLDFPHNSVLLQCSSYDNGCRAFVCDTNQLHSNCLDRFKNSSGVPASLVSSTASAENAENSNAKESNDECNLTCPLCRGEVSGWIVVDKARGHLDEKKRCCDEVQCTFMGSYLELQKHAQLEHPHARPSKVDPARQLDWENFQQSSEIIDVLSTIHSEIPRGVVLGDYVIEYGDDDARDEFEDFPGDEGNWWTSCILYFDNFRRSRNRRRARVSHTRRGNRRLSYDTSNSDEGSVASVEYADYRIEETDDDFVSTSGSSRSSAGYRRSNRRRSRFYDN